One window of the Chryseobacterium sp. CY350 genome contains the following:
- the pth gene encoding aminoacyl-tRNA hydrolase — MKYLIVGLGNKGPEYENTRHNIGFKVAEKIAESIEAPFNTTNFGWMAEGKYKGRKVFVLKPDTYMNLSGNAVKFWMQKENIPLENVLIVTDDLALPFGTLRMKMKGSDAGHNGLKSIQESLQTQNYARLRFGISAEFSEGRQVDYVLGTWNIEETEKLSERIEKFSKACLSFVFAGIGNTMSAFNGK, encoded by the coding sequence ATGAAATATTTAATTGTAGGTCTTGGTAATAAAGGTCCGGAATACGAAAATACACGACACAATATAGGTTTCAAGGTTGCGGAAAAAATAGCTGAAAGTATAGAGGCACCTTTTAATACGACTAATTTCGGATGGATGGCGGAAGGAAAATACAAAGGCAGAAAAGTTTTTGTACTAAAGCCGGATACGTATATGAATTTATCAGGTAATGCGGTGAAATTCTGGATGCAGAAAGAAAATATTCCGTTAGAAAATGTGTTGATTGTTACTGATGATCTCGCGTTGCCTTTCGGAACTTTGAGAATGAAGATGAAGGGTTCTGATGCCGGTCATAACGGATTAAAAAGTATTCAGGAGAGTTTGCAAACGCAAAACTATGCGAGACTGCGTTTTGGAATTTCCGCTGAATTTTCTGAAGGCCGACAGGTTGATTACGTGCTCGGAACATGGAATATTGAAGAAACTGAAAAATTAAGTGAAAGAATAGAAAAATTCTCTAAAGCTTGCCTGTCATTCGTTTTTGCAGGAATAGGAAACACGATGTCAGCTTTTAACGGAAAATAA
- a CDS encoding carbonic anhydrase family protein, which yields MKAHTSETQSTITPEKALEFLKEGNQRFVGNLKANRDLLEQVNATREGQWPFAVVLSCIDSRTSAELIFDQGLGDVFSIRIAGNFVNQDILGSMEFGCNVAGSKLVVVLGHTKCGALKGGLDAAKIEGMGMDNLNHLIDHFDPIIKTIINDGEERSSANADLLERLNQHNVKNAIDDIRKQSSTLKRLEEEGKIKIVGANYDVETGVVTWL from the coding sequence ATGAAAGCACATACTTCTGAAACGCAATCAACAATAACTCCTGAAAAAGCACTGGAATTTTTAAAAGAAGGAAATCAAAGATTTGTAGGCAATCTAAAAGCAAACAGAGATCTTCTCGAACAGGTAAATGCTACACGAGAAGGACAATGGCCTTTCGCCGTTGTTCTGAGCTGCATAGACAGCCGTACTTCTGCCGAATTGATCTTTGACCAGGGATTGGGTGATGTTTTCAGTATCAGAATTGCAGGAAATTTCGTCAACCAGGATATTTTAGGCTCAATGGAATTTGGCTGTAATGTGGCAGGTTCTAAACTTGTAGTCGTTTTGGGACATACGAAATGCGGAGCTTTAAAGGGCGGACTTGACGCAGCGAAAATTGAGGGAATGGGAATGGATAATCTTAATCATCTGATTGACCACTTCGACCCGATCATCAAAACGATCATCAACGACGGCGAAGAACGTTCGTCGGCAAACGCTGATCTTTTGGAAAGATTAAATCAACATAATGTAAAAAATGCAATCGATGATATCCGTAAGCAAAGTTCAACGCTGAAAAGACTTGAAGAAGAAGGAAAAATCAAGATTGTTGGCGCCAACTACGACGTTGAAACCGGTGTTGTAACCTGGTTATAA
- a CDS encoding SulP family inorganic anion transporter, which translates to MKKSKSLFGLIQENFPSGLVVFLVALPLCLGIALASGAPPLSGIISGIIGGLVIGSISNSNISVSGPAAGLTAIVLTAITDLGAFELFLCAGLIAGILQLILGFVRAGSISNYFPNNVIEGMLAAIGIIIILKQIPHALGFDKDYEGHESIFDKGLNFGYFTELFGAIHSGAVVITLVSVAILLAWDKVPALKRIKMLPGALVAVVAGILLNEAFKISGSSLAIGATHLVSLPVPQNFEDFKNLITMPDFNGFTNPKVWIAGATIAIVASIETLLCIEASDRLDIQRRITDTNLELKAQGIGNLVSSMIGGLPMTSVVVRSSANANAGATSKASAMIHGFLLLVCVLSIPFLLNLIPLATLAAVLLLVGYKLAKPATFKHFWHLGKFQFIPFVATVVAIVATDLLKGVGIGLAISVFYILQGNMKRAYYLSRERLNDADGISIKLAEEVSFLNKAAIKKTLKNIKPNSTVIIDATTTSYIATDVLEMIQDFANIRAKEEDINVELMGFKTSYRDYETDEESHVIITHKRAM; encoded by the coding sequence ATGAAAAAATCAAAATCACTCTTTGGATTAATCCAGGAGAATTTCCCGTCGGGTCTAGTCGTATTTTTAGTTGCACTTCCCCTCTGTTTAGGAATCGCTTTAGCATCAGGAGCACCGCCTCTTTCCGGTATTATTTCCGGTATTATTGGTGGCTTGGTCATCGGCTCGATCAGTAATTCAAACATTTCGGTATCAGGACCTGCAGCGGGATTAACAGCGATTGTTTTAACAGCAATTACAGATCTTGGCGCATTTGAACTTTTTCTTTGCGCTGGTCTTATCGCCGGTATTTTACAGCTTATCTTAGGATTTGTGAGAGCGGGAAGCATTTCAAATTACTTTCCTAATAATGTGATTGAAGGGATGCTTGCCGCAATTGGTATTATTATTATTCTAAAACAGATCCCTCACGCTTTGGGATTCGATAAAGATTATGAAGGTCACGAATCTATATTTGATAAAGGTTTAAACTTTGGATATTTTACAGAATTATTCGGAGCTATACATTCAGGTGCAGTGGTTATAACTCTAGTTTCCGTTGCAATTCTTTTGGCTTGGGACAAAGTTCCTGCTTTAAAGAGAATCAAAATGCTTCCGGGAGCTCTTGTCGCAGTCGTTGCGGGGATTTTACTTAATGAAGCTTTTAAGATCAGCGGAAGTTCCTTAGCTATTGGAGCTACCCATCTAGTTTCATTACCAGTTCCGCAGAATTTTGAAGATTTCAAAAACCTCATTACGATGCCGGATTTTAATGGATTTACCAATCCTAAAGTTTGGATCGCGGGAGCCACCATCGCAATTGTAGCTTCCATCGAGACTCTACTCTGTATCGAAGCATCTGACCGATTAGATATCCAGAGAAGAATAACAGATACCAATCTTGAGTTAAAAGCGCAGGGAATCGGGAATTTGGTAAGTTCAATGATTGGCGGACTTCCGATGACATCAGTAGTGGTGAGAAGTTCTGCAAATGCCAATGCCGGAGCAACTTCGAAAGCATCAGCAATGATACACGGTTTTCTGTTGCTGGTATGCGTACTTTCTATTCCTTTTTTATTAAATTTAATTCCACTTGCAACTTTGGCAGCGGTATTACTTTTGGTAGGATATAAATTGGCAAAACCTGCGACATTCAAACATTTTTGGCATCTTGGTAAATTTCAGTTTATTCCGTTCGTGGCAACTGTTGTCGCTATTGTAGCAACAGATTTGCTGAAAGGCGTAGGAATTGGTCTTGCAATCTCAGTTTTCTATATTCTTCAGGGAAACATGAAGCGTGCCTATTACCTTAGCAGAGAAAGGTTAAATGATGCAGACGGAATTTCAATTAAACTTGCCGAAGAAGTTTCTTTTCTGAATAAAGCCGCCATCAAGAAAACGCTGAAAAATATTAAACCCAACTCTACCGTAATTATTGATGCAACGACAACATCATATATCGCGACCGATGTTTTGGAAATGATTCAGGATTTTGCAAATATCAGAGCAAAAGAAGAAGATATTAATGTAGAACTCATGGGTTTTAAAACCTCATACAGAGATTACGAAACCGATGAGGAATCTCACGTAATCATTACGCACAAAAGAGCGATGTAA
- a CDS encoding carbonic anhydrase, with amino-acid sequence MSQSYESIFENNKKWVESKIEKDPAFFEELSKTQNPDYLYIGCSDSRVTAEELMGTEPGEVFVTRNIANVVNTLDMSSTAVIQYAVEHLKVKHIIVCGHYNCGGVKAAMTPQDMGLLNPWLRNIRDVYRTHQAELDALEEGNKRYDRLVELNVQEQCINVIKMACVQERYILEEYPVVHGWVFDLRTGKIIDLEIDFEKILKDIQKIYNLTSSDWVMGRKTN; translated from the coding sequence ATGTCACAATCGTACGAATCTATTTTTGAAAACAATAAAAAATGGGTAGAATCTAAAATCGAGAAAGATCCTGCATTCTTTGAAGAGCTGTCAAAGACTCAAAACCCTGATTACCTGTACATCGGATGTTCAGACAGTCGTGTAACTGCGGAAGAACTGATGGGAACTGAGCCGGGTGAAGTTTTTGTTACTAGAAACATTGCTAATGTGGTTAATACTTTAGACATGAGTTCTACTGCGGTAATACAATACGCTGTAGAACATCTGAAGGTAAAACACATCATTGTATGCGGCCATTATAACTGCGGTGGAGTAAAAGCAGCAATGACGCCTCAGGATATGGGATTGCTAAATCCTTGGTTGAGAAACATCCGTGATGTATACAGAACTCACCAAGCTGAGCTGGATGCTTTGGAAGAAGGAAATAAACGCTATGACAGACTTGTTGAGCTGAATGTGCAAGAGCAGTGCATCAACGTTATAAAGATGGCCTGCGTGCAGGAAAGATATATTTTAGAAGAATATCCTGTAGTACATGGCTGGGTATTCGATTTAAGAACTGGTAAGATTATCGATCTTGAGATTGATTTTGAAAAAATATTAAAAGACATCCAGAAAATCTACAACCTTACAAGTTCAGACTGGGTGATGGGCAGAAAGACCAATTAA
- a CDS encoding serine acetyltransferase: MPENYSTIQKDFYRESGKWLSPIQILLKCINPNLHFIYILRKAQKFGKTPILGLYWKIVLRHFQIKYGFQIYPETQIGDGLYLGHWGSLVINPKAVIGKNCNIAQGVTIGQQNRGRNEGFPIIGNDVWIGPNAVIVGSITIGNNVLIAPNSYVNTDVPDNSIVAGNKAKIYPKSDATEGYINNRVL, translated from the coding sequence ATGCCGGAAAATTACTCGACAATACAAAAAGATTTTTACAGAGAAAGCGGAAAATGGCTTTCACCCATTCAGATTTTATTAAAATGCATCAATCCGAACCTGCATTTTATCTATATTTTAAGAAAAGCTCAAAAATTTGGTAAAACACCCATTTTAGGATTGTACTGGAAGATTGTTTTACGACACTTCCAGATCAAGTACGGCTTTCAGATTTACCCCGAAACACAGATCGGAGACGGATTATATCTAGGACATTGGGGAAGTCTGGTGATTAACCCAAAAGCTGTGATTGGTAAAAACTGCAATATAGCTCAGGGAGTAACAATCGGACAACAAAACCGAGGAAGAAACGAAGGTTTCCCAATCATTGGCAACGATGTATGGATCGGTCCAAACGCAGTAATTGTCGGAAGCATTACGATCGGGAATAACGTTTTAATTGCGCCAAACTCCTACGTAAATACTGACGTGCCCGATAATTCTATCGTTGCAGGCAATAAAGCTAAAATTTATCCGAAAAGTGACGCAACAGAGGGATATATTAATAATAGAGTGCTATAG
- a CDS encoding glycosyltransferase — MIEKKKILIRIGSLRHGGAEKVLVTFLKNLPEDLYEIDLLLNLYSGKYLSDVPDWINVIYLNKGEMITTNRLQDIPEKAARVIFQRVLKEFPDLLYTLILKDKKYDIEFAAIHGMRDEILHSTNHSSKKIMWIHNDLSQVKQYTDEEIRKFFGFDKVMVISQKIEQLFLNLAKNDTEKQKIVRIYNPLDTEEIFEKAERPVTNYEFDPSIPTFISVGTVFPQKGFDRLLKVHKKLLDEGFRHKILIVGDGYDFENIKNLKTELGVDDTATMLGFTDNPYPYFKNADYYILSSRYEGFPTVLFEAITLKKKIIATEVSGVNEMLQNGELGLITENSDEGIYLGMKKALTDPESFTVYTERLNNYTMPFNLQNSVAKIVSVLNEL, encoded by the coding sequence ATGATTGAAAAAAAGAAAATCCTCATTCGTATTGGTTCCCTACGTCATGGCGGCGCAGAAAAAGTACTGGTAACGTTTCTTAAAAATCTTCCTGAAGATCTTTATGAGATCGATTTACTCTTAAATTTGTATTCAGGTAAATATCTCAGCGATGTACCGGATTGGATCAATGTAATCTATCTGAATAAAGGTGAGATGATTACCACAAACCGACTTCAGGATATTCCGGAAAAAGCGGCGAGAGTTATCTTCCAAAGGGTTTTAAAAGAATTTCCCGACCTTTTATACACACTTATTTTAAAAGATAAAAAATACGATATTGAGTTTGCCGCGATACACGGTATGAGAGACGAGATCCTTCACTCGACGAATCATTCTTCAAAGAAAATCATGTGGATTCATAATGATCTCTCGCAGGTAAAACAATATACGGATGAAGAAATCAGGAAGTTTTTTGGTTTTGATAAGGTCATGGTTATTTCCCAAAAAATAGAACAGCTTTTTTTAAATTTAGCAAAAAACGATACCGAAAAGCAAAAGATTGTAAGAATCTACAATCCACTCGACACTGAGGAAATTTTCGAAAAGGCTGAGCGACCTGTTACCAACTACGAATTTGATCCGTCCATTCCTACTTTTATTTCTGTAGGAACTGTATTTCCGCAAAAAGGCTTTGACAGGCTTTTGAAAGTTCACAAAAAACTCCTGGATGAAGGTTTCAGACACAAAATTCTAATCGTAGGCGACGGATATGATTTTGAAAATATCAAAAATTTAAAAACAGAACTTGGAGTTGATGACACCGCAACAATGCTAGGTTTTACAGACAATCCTTATCCATATTTCAAAAACGCTGACTATTATATCTTAAGTTCACGATATGAGGGTTTCCCTACGGTCTTGTTTGAAGCAATAACTTTAAAGAAAAAAATAATCGCAACTGAAGTATCAGGAGTGAATGAAATGTTACAAAACGGAGAATTAGGACTGATTACTGAAAATTCGGATGAAGGAATTTACCTTGGTATGAAAAAAGCACTGACAGATCCTGAATCGTTCACTGTATATACCGAAAGACTCAACAATTATACAATGCCATTTAATCTTCAAAATTCGGTTGCGAAAATAGTTTCTGTATTAAATGAATTATAA
- a CDS encoding glycosyltransferase family 2 protein yields the protein MISIVTSYYNRKVLFIKTLHSIARFQHSAQIEVIAVDDGSEDEERIEDLQKEFTFLKVIRLEKSDKWYQNSCIPFNEGFRHAKGDKIIIQNPECYHFDNVIEYTAKNLKDRDYLSFSCFALDKTTTDNYKFSYPENIIKTQIANPNLHTPSINGNMWYNHSIYKPEAYHFCVALTKQDLDILQGFNEVLALGIAYDDNELVKRVKENLNIRFIDEILILHQNHYNPQSTSYDNRRWGAFLYGINEILYKQDYHGNLINRKTNNLSIKNKKYLLIPYIVFRLLSDQAFYKLIKSKVIKRMA from the coding sequence ATGATCTCAATTGTTACATCATATTACAACCGAAAAGTATTGTTTATAAAAACGTTACATAGTATCGCCAGATTTCAACATTCAGCGCAAATTGAAGTGATCGCTGTTGATGATGGAAGTGAAGATGAAGAGAGAATTGAAGATTTACAAAAGGAATTCACTTTTCTCAAGGTTATACGGCTCGAAAAAAGTGATAAATGGTACCAAAATTCATGTATTCCCTTTAATGAGGGCTTTCGTCATGCTAAGGGAGACAAAATCATTATACAGAATCCAGAATGTTATCATTTTGACAATGTTATTGAATACACAGCTAAAAATCTTAAAGATCGTGATTATTTAAGTTTTTCTTGTTTTGCTTTAGACAAAACAACAACAGACAATTATAAATTTTCTTATCCGGAAAATATAATAAAGACACAGATTGCCAATCCTAATCTCCATACCCCTTCTATTAATGGAAATATGTGGTATAATCATTCGATATACAAACCCGAAGCTTATCATTTCTGCGTTGCTCTTACAAAACAGGACTTAGATATTTTACAGGGTTTCAATGAGGTTTTAGCCCTGGGTATTGCATATGACGATAACGAACTTGTAAAAAGGGTAAAGGAGAATCTTAACATACGATTTATCGATGAAATTTTAATATTGCACCAAAATCACTACAACCCCCAATCAACGTCATATGATAACAGACGCTGGGGCGCTTTTCTTTACGGAATCAATGAAATATTATACAAACAGGACTATCATGGTAATTTGATCAATCGAAAAACTAACAATTTAAGTATTAAAAATAAAAAATATCTGTTAATTCCTTACATTGTATTTAGATTACTTTCAGATCAAGCATTTTACAAATTAATTAAAAGTAAGGTTATAAAGAGAATGGCTTAA
- a CDS encoding glycosyltransferase — protein sequence MQKKILFVYYQNVKPGGVARVMINLANELCEREYDVSILFLMEGDNTFYKINPEIKIHTLNSFGHWGFNKINPLLDKYLKKFRYRYNLKKYVYDFGQWDVMNQWLKKNHSQYDLIISCWYKLSAQISTNKKIAAKTIAWEHSNFEVGGKIWGNFLRPNYKNLRGIICINKASVEYYKKYNERTFLIPNIVGELFESIQEMDFESKENQLIYVGRLDEDKNVRSLIETVEKTNLCDFKFKIVGDGPELESLKKLVVVKNLSSQISFTGRLSIDEIKNELLKSKIFLFMSKSEAFGMVLLEALFAGNALISYNCNYGPSDIVNEKNGYLIEMDDENKFLENLQNLINSPELLHQLNQSSFQESKKWHKEKIIKKFEVIFNENKR from the coding sequence ATGCAAAAAAAAATACTTTTTGTTTATTACCAGAATGTGAAACCCGGCGGTGTTGCGAGAGTAATGATTAATCTAGCGAATGAACTTTGTGAAAGAGAATACGACGTAAGCATATTATTTTTGATGGAGGGTGACAACACATTTTATAAAATTAACCCAGAAATAAAAATTCATACTCTAAATTCTTTTGGACACTGGGGCTTTAATAAAATTAATCCGTTATTAGATAAATATCTAAAAAAATTCCGTTATCGTTACAATTTAAAAAAATATGTTTATGATTTTGGACAGTGGGACGTGATGAACCAATGGTTGAAAAAAAATCATTCGCAATATGATCTTATAATTTCTTGTTGGTATAAATTATCTGCACAAATTTCTACCAATAAAAAAATTGCTGCCAAAACTATTGCATGGGAACATTCAAATTTTGAAGTTGGAGGTAAAATTTGGGGGAACTTTCTGCGTCCTAATTATAAAAACCTTCGTGGTATTATTTGTATTAATAAAGCATCTGTGGAGTATTATAAAAAATATAATGAGCGTACTTTTTTGATTCCGAACATTGTAGGTGAACTTTTTGAAAGCATTCAAGAAATGGATTTTGAAAGTAAGGAAAATCAATTAATCTACGTTGGAAGATTGGATGAGGATAAAAACGTACGTTCACTTATAGAAACCGTAGAAAAAACGAATTTATGTGATTTTAAATTTAAAATTGTAGGCGACGGGCCTGAATTGGAATCGTTAAAAAAATTAGTAGTAGTAAAAAATCTTTCATCTCAGATCTCCTTTACCGGCAGATTATCAATAGATGAGATAAAAAATGAATTATTAAAAAGCAAAATTTTTCTTTTTATGAGTAAAAGTGAAGCTTTTGGTATGGTTTTGCTCGAGGCTCTTTTTGCTGGTAATGCACTTATTTCCTATAACTGTAATTACGGTCCTTCTGATATTGTAAATGAGAAAAACGGTTATTTGATTGAGATGGATGATGAAAATAAATTTCTGGAAAATTTGCAAAACCTTATCAATTCTCCTGAGTTACTGCATCAGCTAAATCAGTCATCTTTTCAAGAATCCAAAAAATGGCACAAAGAAAAAATTATTAAAAAATTTGAAGTGATCTTTAATGAAAACAAACGTTAA
- a CDS encoding glycosyltransferase family 2 protein, whose product MNTPKVTILTPSYNRAHTLPRVFESLQKQTFKDFEWIVIDDGSTDNTKDLVEKFQKEADFKIRYYFQENQHKFLTFFRGIDLAEGQYFSPLDSDDALPADSMEILVNTWEGIAESQNIVFVSTLCEDQFGNVVGDKFPNDPLICSIFDMRYTYKIKGDKWGMGKTEIYKKMKLNFGNLAGKGFIPEGVFQFQFDQLGFHYCINQVTRIYFRDKDDEQSLANQFYDKKNAFGLAENYKAFLNTYSTKLWSNPVTILRNLGGYIKFAKIDGRSLKKITTELKAPKIKLLAYLVYPFSKFI is encoded by the coding sequence ATGAATACTCCAAAAGTAACTATTCTTACACCATCGTATAATCGTGCGCATACATTGCCAAGAGTATTTGAGTCCTTGCAAAAGCAGACATTCAAAGATTTTGAGTGGATCGTGATTGATGACGGCTCTACCGATAATACTAAAGATTTAGTTGAAAAATTCCAGAAAGAGGCTGATTTTAAAATCCGTTATTATTTTCAGGAAAATCAACATAAATTCTTAACATTTTTTCGAGGGATTGATTTGGCTGAAGGTCAGTATTTTTCACCTTTAGATTCTGATGACGCATTACCGGCAGATTCTATGGAAATTCTTGTAAATACTTGGGAAGGTATAGCAGAAAGTCAGAATATTGTTTTTGTTTCAACCCTTTGCGAAGATCAATTCGGAAATGTAGTAGGCGACAAATTTCCAAATGACCCTTTGATATGCAGTATTTTCGATATGCGGTATACATACAAAATAAAGGGTGATAAATGGGGAATGGGAAAAACCGAAATTTACAAAAAGATGAAATTAAATTTTGGCAATCTTGCAGGAAAAGGATTTATTCCGGAAGGTGTTTTCCAATTTCAGTTTGATCAACTTGGATTTCACTATTGTATCAATCAAGTTACGAGAATATATTTTCGCGACAAAGATGATGAACAATCTCTTGCCAATCAATTTTACGACAAAAAAAACGCTTTCGGTTTAGCCGAAAACTACAAAGCTTTCCTAAACACGTACAGCACAAAATTATGGAGTAATCCTGTGACTATTCTGAGGAATTTGGGTGGTTATATTAAATTTGCGAAGATTGACGGCAGATCTTTAAAAAAGATAACGACGGAACTTAAAGCTCCTAAGATAAAATTGCTTGCTTATCTCGTATATCCGTTTTCAAAATTCATTTAG
- a CDS encoding glycosyltransferase: MHQKIKVLFRHRSMEMGGVERVLLDLLENLPRDLFDITFFLTLNQGELRSDIPKDIKLITFQKGKEDMSTNKFLRTFQLIKRNLTLLFYRKNPKLLYKNIIRDNFDIEIAPTYSEFENILSSPLKSKKIAWFHTDVSYDPDRERVLNRINNLKKFDWVIFGSKQTRDVIKDLYHIEYPKSSVIYNSIKMDEIKKKSTEFPVNYDLHPVFSSMGRLHSRKNYHTLMNIHRKLLDEGFLHAVAVIGGGGEMENLKKQAAELKVEKTFLLLDTQTNPYPFIKNSDFFVLPSESESYPLTIGEVMGLNIPIVSTNVGGIPEMINHQEDGYLVEPDENSIYEGMKLFLTNPEIPAKIKNNTEKAIEKFDNQKIYNEVTEVFLSQYQQK; this comes from the coding sequence ATGCATCAGAAAATAAAAGTACTTTTCCGCCACAGATCAATGGAAATGGGAGGTGTAGAAAGAGTTCTTCTCGATCTTTTAGAAAATCTTCCGAGAGATCTCTTTGATATCACGTTTTTCCTTACCCTCAATCAGGGTGAATTGAGATCTGATATTCCTAAAGACATTAAACTCATCACTTTTCAAAAAGGAAAAGAGGATATGAGTACTAATAAATTTCTCAGAACATTTCAACTGATTAAGAGAAATTTAACCCTCCTCTTTTACAGAAAAAATCCAAAACTACTTTACAAAAATATCATCAGAGACAATTTTGATATAGAAATTGCACCTACTTATTCAGAGTTTGAAAACATATTATCAAGTCCTTTAAAGTCAAAAAAAATTGCATGGTTTCATACAGATGTAAGTTACGATCCTGATCGGGAAAGGGTTTTAAACCGAATTAATAATCTGAAAAAATTTGATTGGGTAATATTCGGTTCGAAACAGACAAGAGACGTTATTAAAGATCTTTATCATATAGAATATCCAAAAAGTTCGGTGATCTACAACTCCATTAAAATGGACGAAATAAAAAAGAAATCCACAGAATTTCCGGTAAATTATGATTTACATCCCGTATTTTCATCAATGGGAAGGCTGCACAGCAGGAAAAACTACCATACTTTAATGAATATTCATAGAAAGTTATTAGATGAAGGATTTTTACATGCAGTTGCCGTTATTGGTGGTGGTGGCGAAATGGAAAATTTAAAAAAACAAGCTGCAGAGTTGAAAGTTGAAAAAACATTTTTGTTGCTTGACACACAAACCAATCCTTATCCCTTTATTAAGAATTCAGATTTTTTTGTTTTGCCTTCAGAATCTGAATCTTATCCTTTAACAATTGGCGAAGTTATGGGTCTCAACATTCCGATAGTCAGCACTAATGTAGGCGGAATTCCGGAAATGATCAATCATCAGGAAGATGGCTATCTCGTAGAACCAGATGAAAACTCGATCTACGAAGGAATGAAATTGTTTCTTACAAATCCTGAAATTCCAGCTAAAATAAAAAATAACACAGAAAAAGCTATAGAAAAATTTGACAATCAAAAAATCTATAATGAGGTGACAGAAGTATTTCTTAGCCAATATCAACAGAAATAA
- a CDS encoding class I SAM-dependent methyltransferase — MSKVAEIATTFFGYLKRPDLYPELRRKIWKNLFNRSSALRGKEEAEIWCKNLAVSEKDFIEKVLKIPFVSFEALFPQEYEAALQAQEKAPIKMGGAGSLSVIYYINEYVSSHRSIETGVAYGWSSFAALASLVKRNGTLFSSDMPYILQNQSEDFVGCVIPEKYKNNWDLYRFADKESLPKIFAKADSLDVVHYDSDKTYDGRIWAYTLLWDRLRVGGVFMSDDIGDNAAFKDYCESKGISPHIIEFDGKYAGVAIKN, encoded by the coding sequence ATGAGTAAAGTCGCAGAAATTGCAACAACATTTTTTGGATATTTAAAACGTCCCGATCTATATCCTGAGTTAAGAAGAAAAATCTGGAAAAATCTTTTTAATCGTTCGTCTGCCTTACGTGGTAAAGAAGAGGCAGAGATTTGGTGTAAAAACTTAGCAGTTTCCGAAAAAGATTTTATTGAGAAAGTTCTGAAAATTCCATTTGTTTCTTTTGAAGCACTTTTCCCTCAAGAATATGAAGCAGCTTTACAAGCACAAGAAAAAGCCCCAATAAAGATGGGTGGCGCAGGTTCGCTAAGTGTTATTTACTATATTAATGAATATGTATCTTCACACAGATCGATAGAGACAGGCGTTGCTTACGGATGGTCTTCTTTTGCGGCTTTAGCATCTTTAGTAAAAAGAAACGGAACACTTTTCAGTTCAGACATGCCTTATATTTTACAGAATCAAAGTGAAGATTTTGTAGGATGTGTAATTCCGGAAAAATATAAAAACAATTGGGATCTTTATCGTTTTGCAGATAAAGAATCTTTACCTAAAATATTTGCAAAAGCAGATTCTTTAGATGTTGTACATTATGATAGTGACAAAACCTATGACGGAAGAATCTGGGCATACACGCTATTATGGGATAGATTAAGAGTAGGCGGAGTTTTCATGAGTGATGATATTGGCGATAATGCTGCTTTTAAAGACTATTGTGAAAGTAAAGGCATCAGTCCTCACATTATAGAGTTTGATGGTAAATATGCAGGAGTCGCAATAAAAAATTAA